A part of Streptomyces sp. NBC_01210 genomic DNA contains:
- a CDS encoding AIM24 family protein has product MKSDLFASENTAQQASVPGMSLQNAKSVKYTVNGEMHARQGSMVAFRGNLQFERKGQGMGGMLKRAMTGEGLPLMAVRGEGEAWFAHEAQNCFIVDIEQGDALTLNGRNVLCFDASLSYEIKTVKGAGMTGGGIFNSVFTGYGKLAVVCEGNPIVIPVTAQQPVYVDTDAVVGWSAQLHTSLHRSQSVGSMIRGGSGEAVQLMLQGEGFVIVRPSELTPQKAAAH; this is encoded by the coding sequence ATGAAGAGCGATCTCTTTGCCTCGGAGAACACGGCGCAGCAGGCTTCGGTCCCCGGAATGAGTCTGCAGAACGCCAAATCGGTCAAGTACACCGTCAACGGCGAGATGCACGCACGGCAGGGATCAATGGTCGCCTTCCGCGGAAACCTCCAGTTCGAGCGCAAGGGCCAGGGCATGGGCGGCATGCTCAAGCGCGCCATGACGGGCGAGGGCCTGCCGCTGATGGCGGTACGTGGGGAGGGAGAGGCCTGGTTCGCGCACGAGGCCCAGAACTGCTTCATCGTCGATATCGAGCAGGGCGATGCGCTCACCCTCAACGGTCGCAACGTCCTCTGCTTCGACGCCTCCCTCTCGTACGAGATCAAGACCGTGAAGGGCGCCGGCATGACCGGCGGCGGCATCTTCAACAGCGTCTTCACCGGCTACGGAAAGCTCGCCGTCGTCTGCGAGGGCAACCCCATCGTGATACCCGTCACGGCGCAGCAGCCGGTGTACGTCGACACGGACGCGGTCGTCGGCTGGAGCGCTCAGCTGCACACCTCACTGCACCGCTCGCAGTCGGTCGGCTCGATGATCCGCGGCGGCTCCGGCGAGGCCGTCCAGCTGATGCTCCAGGGCGAGGGATTCGTGATCGTACGGCCCAGCGAGCTCACGCCGCAGAAGGCGGCAGCGCACTGA
- a CDS encoding aminoacyl-tRNA hydrolase, translating into MSSDETIPDSPFRHEITSRDEARQFVLPLVVHIEKAEPPARTDALESAARAVLDILSDERSLGEGEWAQTMRDWQDARIRKVVRRARGAEWRKAAGLPGITVTSGTAEVRVFPPVPLDGWPKELAKLQVSGTDLDDPEPPAAPDPTAPVLWLSPDLDMSAGKAMAQAGHGAQLAWWELSEADRKAWREAGFPLSVRTAEPAHWRKLTVSGLPVVRDAGFTEIAPGSCTVVADHPSLRG; encoded by the coding sequence GTGAGCAGCGACGAAACCATCCCCGACAGTCCCTTTCGGCACGAAATCACCTCCCGTGACGAGGCCCGGCAGTTCGTTCTTCCGCTGGTGGTACACATCGAGAAGGCCGAACCCCCGGCCCGTACCGACGCGCTGGAGTCCGCTGCCCGCGCCGTGCTCGACATCCTGAGCGACGAGCGTTCGCTGGGCGAAGGCGAGTGGGCGCAGACGATGCGGGACTGGCAGGACGCCCGGATCCGCAAGGTGGTGCGGCGGGCGCGCGGCGCCGAGTGGCGCAAGGCCGCGGGGCTGCCGGGCATCACCGTGACGAGCGGGACCGCAGAGGTACGGGTCTTCCCGCCCGTCCCACTGGACGGCTGGCCGAAGGAGCTGGCCAAGCTCCAGGTGTCGGGCACGGATCTCGACGACCCCGAGCCGCCCGCCGCGCCCGATCCCACCGCTCCGGTGCTGTGGCTGAGCCCGGATCTGGACATGTCGGCGGGCAAGGCGATGGCGCAGGCCGGCCACGGTGCCCAACTCGCCTGGTGGGAGCTGTCGGAGGCGGACCGCAAGGCGTGGCGCGAGGCCGGCTTCCCGCTCTCGGTGCGCACCGCGGAGCCCGCGCACTGGCGGAAACTCACGGTCAGCGGCCTGCCGGTGGTGCGCGACGCGGGCTTCACCGAGATCGCTCCGGGCTCCTGCACGGTGGTCGCGGATCATCCGTCGCTGCGCGGCTGA